The proteins below are encoded in one region of Bifidobacterium dentium JCM 1195 = DSM 20436:
- the pta gene encoding phosphate acetyltransferase, with product MHMNEGIGDTVSLTSVTIISPEAANGRNVVALGVVTALASIKKTAVFRPAVCRKDTFTDILLEASNTGLTREQSVGVCPRRAREDKAGSRADIVAAYTEAIEAAQPEAVVIVGTDKSPVNDPALFAFNADIAADLKAPVLLAVCTIKRTPEQVRFTVEASTATIEAAGTKVVGVFITGCKDDQPEALHAEFADYPVPVWTLPAVDFSEEGAVAKASEAFSFNVDTADLLAAIDAPFEVPTTPYAFQYSLLGKAKADRKTIVLPEGEEDRIIKAADYLLERDVVDLIIVGDENAILARGEELGLKSLSKAKFQAMDDEEVLTPMVAKLCELRAKKGMTEDQARKQLTDASYFGTMLVVLGLADGLVSGSVNSTANTVRPALQVIKTKPGTSLVSGAFLMCFKDHVAVFSDCAINLNPNAEQLAEIAIQSAETAKAFGLEPKVGMLSYSTLGSGKGPDVDLVEAATAIVKDKAPELAVVGSIQFDAAWSPTVAATKAKGDPVAGHVNVFVFPDLCAGNIGYKAVQRSSGAVAVGPVLQGLNRPVNDLSRGATVQDIINTVALTAIEAQ from the coding sequence ATGCATATGAATGAAGGAATAGGAGACACCGTGAGTCTTACCAGCGTCACCATCATCAGCCCTGAAGCCGCGAACGGTCGCAATGTCGTGGCCCTAGGAGTCGTCACAGCACTGGCGTCCATCAAGAAGACCGCAGTGTTCCGCCCGGCCGTATGCCGTAAGGATACGTTCACCGACATCCTGCTTGAAGCCAGCAACACCGGTCTGACCCGTGAACAGTCCGTCGGCGTCTGCCCACGCCGCGCCCGTGAAGACAAGGCGGGTTCTCGCGCCGACATCGTCGCCGCATATACCGAGGCCATTGAGGCCGCACAGCCCGAAGCCGTCGTCATCGTGGGCACCGACAAATCCCCCGTCAATGATCCCGCTCTTTTTGCATTCAACGCCGATATCGCCGCCGACCTTAAGGCCCCCGTTCTTTTGGCCGTCTGTACCATCAAACGTACTCCGGAACAGGTGAGGTTCACCGTCGAAGCTTCCACCGCCACCATCGAGGCGGCCGGCACCAAGGTCGTCGGCGTGTTCATCACCGGATGCAAGGACGATCAGCCGGAAGCCCTGCATGCTGAATTCGCGGATTATCCGGTTCCCGTATGGACGCTTCCCGCAGTCGATTTCAGCGAGGAAGGTGCCGTCGCAAAGGCCTCCGAAGCGTTCTCCTTCAACGTCGACACCGCCGACCTTCTGGCGGCAATCGACGCACCGTTCGAGGTGCCGACTACGCCATATGCCTTCCAGTACAGCCTACTAGGCAAGGCCAAGGCCGATAGGAAAACCATCGTACTGCCGGAAGGCGAAGAGGACCGTATCATCAAGGCGGCCGATTACCTACTGGAGCGTGACGTCGTCGACCTGATCATCGTGGGCGACGAGAACGCGATTTTGGCCCGAGGCGAGGAACTGGGCCTGAAATCCCTGAGCAAGGCGAAGTTCCAAGCCATGGATGATGAGGAAGTGCTCACGCCGATGGTCGCCAAGCTGTGCGAACTGCGCGCCAAGAAGGGCATGACCGAGGATCAGGCGCGTAAGCAACTGACCGATGCCAGCTATTTCGGCACCATGCTCGTGGTGCTCGGCCTGGCCGACGGTCTGGTGTCCGGATCCGTCAACTCCACCGCCAACACGGTTCGCCCGGCATTGCAGGTCATCAAGACCAAACCGGGCACCTCGTTGGTTTCCGGTGCGTTCCTCATGTGCTTCAAGGATCATGTGGCCGTATTCTCCGACTGTGCCATCAACCTGAATCCGAACGCCGAACAGCTGGCGGAAATCGCCATCCAGTCCGCCGAAACCGCCAAAGCATTCGGTTTGGAACCGAAAGTCGGCATGCTCTCATACTCTACGCTCGGCTCCGGCAAGGGCCCGGATGTCGATTTGGTCGAGGCAGCCACCGCAATCGTCAAGGACAAGGCTCCTGAACTGGCCGTGGTCGGTTCCATCCAGTTCGATGCCGCCTGGTCGCCGACCGTAGCCGCAACCAAGGCTAAGGGCGATCCGGTTGCCGGACACGTTAACGTGTTCGTGTTCCCGGACCTGTGCGCCGGCAACATCGGCTACAAGGCCGTGCAGCGCTCTTCCGGCGCGGTGGCGGTCGGCCCGGTGCTGCAGGGGCTGAATCGTCCGGTCAACGACCTGAGCCGTGGCGCCACCGTGCAGGACATCATCAACACCGTTGCCCTGACGGCCATCGAAGCCCAGTAA
- a CDS encoding acetate/propionate family kinase, whose amino-acid sequence MAKTVLVINSGSSSIKYQLVDLETGEGIASGLVEKIGEPVDGHYKHEFNGEKHELEEPIHDHEQGLKRVLGFFDEFGPKLDEAGIVAVGHRVVQGGSLFPDPALVTDKTINQVKDLAVLAPLHNGPEAKGAEVMRSLLPDVPQIFVFDSSFFFQLPKAASTYALNKEIADQYHIRRYGAHGTSHEFISSVVPAVIGKPAEGLKQIVLHIGNGASASAEISGKPVETSMGLTPLEGLMMGGRTGDIDPAVVFHLIRNAHMNVDELDALFNKRSGMMGMTGYGDLREVHRLVGEGNEDAKLALDVYVHRIVGYIGNYTAQMGGVDVITFTAGVGENDDIVRKMVCDKLAPFGVKLDEEKNATRSKEPRIISTPDSAITICVIPTNEELAIARKSAAIADAGQDTYGNTFSK is encoded by the coding sequence ATGGCGAAAACCGTCCTTGTCATCAATTCCGGTTCCAGCTCTATCAAGTATCAGCTGGTTGATCTTGAAACCGGTGAAGGTATTGCTTCCGGCCTGGTCGAGAAGATCGGCGAGCCGGTTGACGGCCACTACAAGCACGAGTTCAACGGTGAAAAGCATGAGCTGGAAGAGCCGATTCACGACCACGAGCAGGGTCTGAAGCGCGTTCTCGGCTTCTTCGATGAGTTCGGTCCGAAGCTGGACGAAGCCGGCATCGTCGCCGTCGGCCATCGTGTCGTTCAGGGTGGCTCCCTCTTCCCGGATCCGGCCCTGGTCACCGACAAGACCATCAATCAGGTCAAGGATCTTGCCGTGCTCGCTCCGCTGCACAACGGCCCGGAGGCCAAGGGCGCCGAAGTCATGCGCTCCCTGCTGCCGGATGTTCCGCAGATCTTCGTGTTCGATTCCTCCTTCTTCTTCCAGCTGCCGAAGGCGGCCAGCACCTACGCGCTGAACAAGGAGATCGCCGACCAGTACCACATCCGTCGTTACGGTGCCCACGGCACCTCCCACGAGTTCATCTCCTCCGTGGTGCCGGCCGTCATCGGCAAGCCTGCCGAGGGCCTGAAGCAGATCGTGCTGCACATCGGCAACGGTGCTTCCGCCTCCGCCGAAATCTCCGGCAAGCCGGTCGAGACCTCCATGGGTCTGACCCCGCTGGAAGGCCTCATGATGGGTGGCCGTACCGGTGACATCGATCCGGCCGTCGTCTTCCACCTGATCCGTAACGCCCACATGAACGTGGACGAGCTGGATGCCCTGTTCAACAAGCGTTCCGGCATGATGGGCATGACCGGCTACGGCGACCTGCGTGAAGTGCATCGTCTGGTCGGCGAAGGCAATGAGGACGCCAAGCTGGCGCTGGACGTCTACGTGCACCGCATCGTCGGCTACATCGGCAACTACACCGCCCAGATGGGTGGCGTGGACGTGATCACCTTCACCGCAGGCGTTGGCGAGAACGATGACATCGTGCGCAAGATGGTGTGCGACAAGCTCGCTCCGTTCGGTGTCAAGCTGGATGAGGAGAAGAATGCGACCCGCTCCAAGGAGCCGCGTATCATCTCCACTCCGGATTCCGCAATCACCATCTGCGTCATCCCGACCAACGAGGAGCTGGCCATCGCCCGCAAGTCCGCCGCTATCGCCGATGCCGGCCAGGACACCTACGGCAACACCTTCTCCAAGTGA
- a CDS encoding phosphoketolase, giving the protein MTSPVIGTPWKKLNAPVSEEAIEGVDKYWRAANYLSIGQIYLRSNPLMKEPFTREDVKHRLVGHWGTTPGLNFLIGHINRLIADHQQNTVIIMGPGHGGPAGTAQSYLDGTYTEYFPNITKDEAGLQKFFRQFSYPGGIPSHYAPETPGSIHEGGELGYALSHAYGAVMNNPSLFVPAIVGDGEAETGPLATGWQSNKLVNPRTDGIVLPILHLNGYKIANPTILSRISDEELHEFFHGMGYEPYEFVAGFDNEDHLSIHRRFAELFETVFDEICDIKAAAQTDDMTRPFYPMIIFRTPKGWTCPKFIDGKKTEGSWRSHQVPLASARDTEAHFEVLKNWLESYKPEELFDANGAVKPEVTAFMPTGELRIGENPNANGGRIREELNLPALEDYEVKEVAEYGHGWGQLEATRRLGVYTRDIIKNNPDSFRIFGPDETASNRLQAAYDVTNKQWDAGYLSAQVDEHMAVTGQVTEQLSEHQMEGFLEAYLLTGRHGIWSSYESFVHVIDSMLNQHAKWLEATVREIPWRKPISSMNLLVSSHVWRQDHNGFSHQDPGVTSVLLNKCFNNDHVIGIYFPVDSNMLLAVAEKCYKSTDMINAIIAGKQPAATWLTLDEARAELEKGAAEWEWASTAKSNDEAQIVLASAGDVPAQEIMAAADKLDAMGIKFKVVNVVDLVKLQSTKENDEAISDADFADLFTEDKPVLFAYHSYARDVRGLIYDRPNHDNFNVHGYEEQGSTTTPYDMVRVNNIDRYELVAEALRMIDADKYADKIDELEAFRKEAFQFAVDNGYDHPDYTDWVYSGVNTNKQGAVSATAATAGDNE; this is encoded by the coding sequence ATGACGAGTCCTGTTATTGGCACCCCTTGGAAGAAGCTGAACGCTCCGGTTTCCGAGGAAGCTATCGAAGGTGTGGATAAGTACTGGCGTGCAGCCAACTACCTCTCCATCGGCCAGATCTATCTGCGTAGCAACCCGCTGATGAAGGAGCCCTTCACCCGCGAAGACGTCAAGCACCGTCTGGTCGGCCACTGGGGCACCACCCCGGGCCTGAACTTCCTCATCGGCCACATCAACCGTCTCATCGCTGATCACCAGCAGAACACCGTGATCATCATGGGCCCGGGCCACGGCGGCCCGGCTGGTACCGCTCAGTCCTACCTGGACGGCACCTACACCGAGTACTTCCCGAACATCACCAAGGATGAAGCTGGCCTGCAGAAGTTCTTCCGCCAGTTCTCCTACCCGGGCGGCATCCCGTCCCACTACGCTCCGGAGACCCCGGGCTCCATCCACGAAGGTGGCGAGCTGGGTTACGCCCTGTCCCACGCCTATGGCGCTGTGATGAACAACCCGAGCCTGTTCGTTCCGGCCATCGTCGGCGACGGCGAAGCCGAGACCGGCCCGCTGGCCACCGGCTGGCAGTCCAACAAGCTCGTCAACCCGCGCACCGACGGTATCGTGCTGCCGATCCTGCACCTCAATGGCTACAAGATCGCCAACCCGACCATCCTGTCCCGCATCTCCGACGAAGAGCTGCACGAGTTCTTCCACGGCATGGGCTATGAGCCGTATGAGTTCGTCGCCGGCTTCGACAACGAGGATCACCTGTCGATCCACCGTCGTTTCGCCGAGTTGTTCGAGACCGTCTTCGACGAGATCTGCGACATCAAGGCCGCCGCTCAGACTGACGACATGACTCGTCCGTTCTACCCGATGATCATCTTCCGCACCCCGAAGGGCTGGACCTGCCCGAAGTTCATCGACGGCAAGAAGACCGAAGGTTCCTGGCGCTCCCACCAGGTTCCGCTGGCTTCCGCCCGCGATACCGAGGCTCACTTCGAGGTCCTCAAGAACTGGCTCGAGTCCTACAAGCCGGAAGAGCTGTTCGACGCCAACGGCGCCGTGAAGCCGGAAGTCACCGCCTTCATGCCGACCGGCGAACTGCGCATCGGTGAGAACCCGAACGCCAACGGTGGCCGCATCCGCGAAGAGCTGAACCTGCCGGCCCTCGAGGACTACGAGGTCAAGGAAGTCGCCGAGTACGGCCACGGCTGGGGCCAGCTCGAGGCCACCCGTCGTCTGGGCGTCTACACCCGCGACATCATCAAGAACAACCCGGACTCCTTCCGTATCTTCGGACCGGACGAGACCGCTTCCAACCGTCTGCAGGCCGCATACGACGTCACCAACAAGCAGTGGGACGCCGGCTACCTGTCCGCTCAGGTTGATGAGCACATGGCCGTCACCGGTCAGGTCACCGAGCAGCTCTCCGAGCACCAGATGGAAGGCTTCCTCGAGGCCTACCTGCTCACCGGCCGTCACGGCATCTGGAGCTCCTACGAGTCCTTCGTGCACGTGATCGACTCCATGCTGAACCAGCACGCCAAGTGGCTCGAGGCTACCGTCCGCGAGATCCCGTGGCGCAAGCCGATCTCCTCCATGAACCTGCTCGTCTCCTCCCACGTGTGGCGTCAGGATCACAACGGCTTCTCCCACCAGGATCCGGGTGTCACCTCCGTCCTGCTGAACAAGTGCTTCAACAACGATCACGTGATCGGCATCTACTTCCCGGTGGATTCCAACATGCTGCTCGCCGTGGCTGAGAAGTGCTACAAGTCCACCGACATGATCAACGCCATCATCGCCGGCAAGCAGCCGGCCGCCACCTGGCTGACCCTGGACGAAGCTCGCGCCGAGCTCGAGAAGGGTGCCGCCGAGTGGGAGTGGGCCTCCACCGCCAAGTCCAACGACGAAGCACAGATCGTGCTCGCCTCCGCTGGCGATGTCCCGGCTCAGGAGATCATGGCCGCTGCCGACAAGCTCGATGCCATGGGCATCAAGTTCAAGGTCGTCAACGTTGTGGATCTGGTCAAGCTGCAGTCCACCAAGGAGAATGACGAAGCCATCTCCGACGCCGACTTCGCTGACCTGTTCACCGAGGACAAGCCGGTCCTGTTCGCCTACCACTCCTATGCCCGCGACGTGCGTGGTCTGATCTACGATCGCCCGAACCACGACAACTTCAACGTCCACGGCTACGAGGAGCAGGGCTCCACCACCACCCCGTACGACATGGTGCGCGTGAACAACATCGATCGCTACGAGCTCGTTGCCGAAGCTCTGCGCATGATCGACGCTGACAAGTACGCCGACAAGATCGACGAGCTCGAGGCCTTCCGCAAGGAAGCCTTCCAGTTCGCAGTCGACAACGGCTACGATCACCCGGATTACACCGACTGGGTGTACTCCGGCGTCAACACCAACAAGCAGGGTGCTGTCTCCGCTACCGCCGCAACCGCCGGCGATAACGAGTGA
- the guaA gene encoding glutamine-hydrolyzing GMP synthase has translation MATGPVLVVDFGAQYAQLIARRVREANVYSELVPHSMPVDEMLAKDPQAIILSGGPASVFEPGAPRVDKKLFEAGVPVLGICYGFQAMAYALGADVDKAALGEYGKTETTIDEAEGLLEGSPAEQNTWMSHGVAVKTAPEGFEVLAHTEGAPVAAMQDESRKLYGVQWHPEVKHTPMGQQLIETFLHKCAGLPNNWDASGIIEDQVKKIRDKVGDAQVICGLSGGVDSAVAAALVHKAIGDQLTCVFVDHGLLRKGEAEQVRHDFVEATGIKLIAVDASEDFLTALKGVSEPEKKRKIIGEKFIRTFEKAQRQVIEEAGASGKEVKFLVQGTLYPDVVESGGGDGAANIKSHHNVGGLPDDIKFQLVEPLRTLFKDEVRAIGTELGLPDEIVWRQPFPGPGLGIRIIGEITKERLDLLREADAIAREELSKAGLDRDIWQCPVVLLADVHSVGVQGDERTYGSPIVLRPVSSEDAMTADWSRIPYDVLATISTRITNECRQINRVVLDCTSKPPATIEWE, from the coding sequence ATGGCGACAGGTCCTGTGCTCGTTGTTGATTTCGGAGCCCAGTACGCCCAGCTGATCGCACGTCGCGTGCGTGAGGCCAACGTCTATTCGGAACTCGTGCCGCATTCCATGCCGGTAGACGAGATGCTGGCCAAGGATCCGCAGGCCATCATCCTTTCCGGCGGCCCGGCTTCGGTGTTCGAACCCGGCGCCCCGCGCGTGGACAAGAAGCTGTTCGAGGCTGGCGTCCCCGTGCTGGGCATCTGCTACGGCTTCCAGGCCATGGCCTATGCGCTGGGAGCGGATGTCGACAAGGCGGCTTTGGGCGAGTATGGCAAGACCGAGACCACCATCGATGAGGCTGAAGGCCTGCTCGAAGGCTCCCCTGCCGAGCAGAACACATGGATGAGCCACGGAGTGGCCGTCAAGACCGCTCCGGAAGGCTTCGAAGTGCTGGCACACACCGAAGGCGCCCCCGTCGCAGCCATGCAGGACGAATCCCGCAAGTTGTACGGCGTGCAGTGGCATCCGGAGGTCAAGCACACCCCGATGGGACAGCAGCTCATCGAAACCTTCCTGCACAAGTGCGCCGGCTTGCCGAACAACTGGGATGCCTCCGGCATCATCGAAGACCAAGTGAAGAAGATTCGCGACAAGGTCGGCGACGCCCAGGTGATCTGCGGTCTGTCCGGCGGTGTGGATTCCGCCGTCGCCGCGGCGCTGGTACATAAGGCCATCGGTGACCAGCTCACCTGCGTGTTCGTTGATCACGGCCTGCTGCGCAAGGGCGAGGCCGAGCAGGTCAGGCACGACTTCGTCGAGGCCACGGGCATCAAACTCATCGCCGTCGACGCTTCCGAGGACTTCCTCACCGCGCTGAAGGGCGTGAGCGAGCCGGAGAAGAAGCGCAAGATCATCGGCGAGAAGTTCATCCGTACTTTCGAGAAGGCCCAGCGTCAGGTCATCGAGGAAGCCGGCGCTTCCGGCAAGGAAGTCAAGTTCCTCGTGCAGGGCACCCTCTACCCGGATGTCGTGGAATCCGGCGGTGGCGACGGTGCGGCCAACATCAAGTCGCATCACAATGTGGGCGGTTTGCCGGATGACATCAAGTTCCAGCTCGTCGAGCCTCTGCGCACCCTGTTCAAGGATGAGGTGCGCGCCATCGGCACCGAACTTGGCCTGCCGGACGAGATCGTCTGGCGGCAGCCGTTCCCGGGACCGGGCCTGGGCATCCGCATCATCGGCGAAATCACCAAGGAACGTTTGGACTTGCTTCGCGAAGCCGACGCCATCGCCCGTGAGGAACTGTCAAAGGCCGGTCTGGATCGCGACATCTGGCAGTGCCCGGTCGTGCTCCTCGCCGACGTGCATTCCGTGGGCGTGCAGGGCGACGAGCGTACCTACGGTTCGCCGATCGTGCTGCGCCCGGTGTCTTCCGAAGACGCCATGACCGCCGACTGGTCTCGCATTCCGTACGACGTACTGGCCACCATCTCGACGCGCATCACCAACGAATGCCGCCAAATCAACCGCGTGGTACTCGACTGCACCTCCAAGCCGCCGGCAACCATCGAGTGGGAGTAA